In one window of Streptomyces sp. NBC_01224 DNA:
- a CDS encoding mycoredoxin: protein MSGTVTMYSTTWCGYCRRLKSQMDREGIAYNEINIEQDPDSAAFVEKANGGNQTVPTVLVVGSTGVEAVMTNPSLAQVKQALAA, encoded by the coding sequence ATGTCGGGCACTGTGACGATGTACAGCACCACGTGGTGCGGCTACTGCCGTCGGCTCAAGAGCCAGATGGACCGCGAAGGCATCGCGTACAACGAGATCAACATCGAGCAGGACCCGGACTCCGCGGCCTTCGTCGAGAAGGCCAACGGGGGCAACCAGACCGTTCCCACCGTCCTGGTGGTCGGCTCCACGGGTGTCGAGGCCGTCATGACGAACCCGTCCCTGGCCCAGGTGAAGCAGGCGCTCGCCGCCTGA
- the nudC gene encoding NAD(+) diphosphatase has protein sequence MSTFDNATADRPIGLTAPSGIDRAAHHRLDEAWLSAAWSHPTTRVFVVSGGQVLIDDTADGGTEIVMTPAFEAPVTETHRYFLGTDEDGVSYFALQKDSLPGRMDQPARPAGLREAGLLLGPRDAGLMVHAVALENWQRLHRFCSRCGERTVIAAAGHIRRCQACGAEHYPRTDPAVIMLVTDDQDRALLGRQVHWPEGRFSTLAGFVEPGESIEQSVAREVFEEVGVTVGEVEYIASQPWPFPSSLMLGFMARATSSEIDVDGEEIEEARWFSREDLTAAFESGEIMPPFGISIAARLIELWYGKPLPRPGTVG, from the coding sequence GTGAGCACCTTCGACAACGCCACCGCAGACCGGCCCATCGGACTCACGGCGCCCAGCGGCATCGACCGCGCGGCGCACCACCGCCTCGACGAGGCCTGGCTGTCCGCCGCGTGGAGCCACCCGACCACCCGTGTGTTCGTCGTCTCCGGCGGGCAGGTGCTGATCGACGACACGGCCGACGGCGGTACGGAGATCGTCATGACCCCGGCCTTCGAGGCCCCGGTCACCGAGACCCACCGCTACTTCCTCGGCACCGACGAGGACGGCGTCAGCTACTTCGCGCTCCAGAAGGACTCCCTGCCCGGCCGCATGGACCAGCCGGCCCGCCCGGCCGGCCTGCGCGAGGCCGGACTGCTGCTCGGCCCCCGCGACGCGGGCCTGATGGTGCACGCGGTGGCCCTGGAGAACTGGCAGCGACTGCACCGCTTCTGCTCCCGCTGCGGCGAACGCACGGTCATCGCGGCGGCCGGCCACATCCGCCGCTGCCAGGCCTGCGGCGCCGAGCACTACCCGCGCACCGATCCCGCGGTCATCATGCTGGTGACGGACGACCAGGACCGCGCCCTGCTGGGCCGCCAGGTGCACTGGCCCGAGGGCCGCTTCTCGACGCTCGCGGGCTTCGTCGAGCCGGGGGAGTCGATCGAGCAGTCCGTGGCCCGCGAGGTGTTCGAGGAGGTGGGCGTCACGGTCGGCGAGGTCGAGTACATCGCCAGCCAGCCATGGCCGTTCCCGTCCAGCCTGATGCTGGGCTTCATGGCACGGGCGACCTCGTCGGAGATCGACGTGGACGGTGAGGAGATCGAGGAGGCCCGCTGGTTCTCCCGCGAGGACCTGACGGCGGCCTTCGAGTCGGGCGAGATCATGCCCCCGTTCGGCATCTCGATCGCGGCCCGCCTGATCGAACTCTGGTACGGCAAGCCGCTCCCGAGGCCGGGAACAGTCGGCTGA
- a CDS encoding dipeptidase, with protein sequence MSDTPDSAVRTYTEQHRTAFLDDLADWLRIPSVSAQPVHDGDVRRSAEWLSAKLKETGFPATEIWETPGAPAVFAEWPSDDPDAPTVLVYGHHDVQPAAREDGWDTDPFEPVIREGRMYGRGAADDKGQVFFHTLGVRAHLATTGRTTPAVNLKLLIEGEEESGSPNFRALVEEQAARLTADAVIVSDTGMWDETTPTVCTGMRGLAECEIELYGPEQDIHSGSFGGAVPNPATAVARLVAALHDADGRVAIPGFYDGVTELTDTERALFAELPFDEATWLRTAKSRAASGEAGHSTLERIWARPTAEVNGIGGGYQGAGSKTIIPSSALVKISFRLVAGQDPDHIQQVVRAWAEAQVPAGVRHRITFAPATRPCLTPLDHPALQAVARAMGRAFGQKILFTREGGSGPAADLQDVLGAPVLFLGISVPSDGWHAPNEKVELDLLLKGVETAAHLWGELAAALR encoded by the coding sequence ATGAGCGACACCCCGGACAGCGCCGTCCGTACGTACACCGAACAGCACCGCACAGCCTTCCTCGACGACCTCGCCGACTGGCTGCGCATCCCGTCCGTGTCCGCCCAGCCGGTCCACGACGGGGACGTACGACGCAGCGCCGAGTGGCTGTCCGCCAAGCTCAAGGAGACCGGCTTCCCGGCCACCGAGATCTGGGAGACGCCCGGCGCTCCCGCGGTCTTCGCCGAGTGGCCGTCCGACGACCCGGACGCCCCGACCGTTCTCGTCTACGGGCACCACGACGTGCAGCCCGCCGCCCGCGAGGACGGCTGGGACACCGACCCGTTCGAGCCGGTGATCCGCGAGGGCCGCATGTACGGGCGGGGCGCCGCCGACGACAAGGGGCAGGTGTTCTTCCACACCCTCGGCGTCCGGGCCCACCTCGCCACCACCGGCCGCACCACCCCGGCCGTCAACCTCAAGCTGCTGATCGAGGGCGAGGAGGAGTCCGGTTCACCGAACTTCCGCGCCCTGGTCGAGGAGCAGGCCGCCCGGCTCACCGCAGACGCCGTGATCGTTTCCGACACCGGCATGTGGGACGAGACCACCCCCACGGTCTGCACCGGTATGCGAGGCCTCGCCGAGTGCGAGATCGAGCTGTACGGCCCCGAGCAGGACATCCACTCCGGCTCGTTCGGCGGCGCGGTCCCCAACCCGGCGACCGCCGTGGCCCGGCTCGTCGCCGCACTGCACGACGCGGACGGACGGGTCGCGATCCCCGGGTTCTACGACGGGGTGACGGAACTCACCGACACCGAGCGCGCGCTCTTCGCCGAGCTGCCCTTCGACGAGGCCACCTGGCTGCGTACCGCCAAGTCACGAGCGGCGTCGGGCGAGGCCGGCCACTCCACTCTGGAACGCATCTGGGCCCGCCCCACCGCCGAGGTCAACGGCATCGGCGGCGGCTACCAGGGCGCCGGAAGCAAGACGATCATTCCGTCCTCCGCCCTGGTGAAGATCAGTTTCCGGCTGGTCGCGGGCCAGGACCCCGACCACATCCAACAGGTGGTCAGGGCCTGGGCCGAGGCACAGGTCCCGGCCGGTGTCCGTCACCGGATCACCTTCGCCCCCGCCACCCGCCCCTGTCTGACCCCGCTGGACCACCCCGCTCTGCAGGCCGTGGCCCGCGCCATGGGGCGGGCCTTCGGCCAGAAGATCCTCTTCACCCGCGAAGGAGGCTCGGGACCCGCCGCCGACCTGCAGGACGTGCTCGGCGCGCCCGTCCTCTTCCTGGGCATCTCCGTACCGTCCGACGGCTGGCACGCCCCCAACGAGAAGGTCGAACTCGACCTCCTGCTCAAGGGCGTGGAGACAGCTGCCCACCTCTGGGGCGAGCTGGCCGCCGCACTCCGCTGA
- a CDS encoding ATP-dependent DNA helicase, with translation MSSRITDPEQLKELLGIPFTPEQTACITAPPAPQVVVAGAGSGKTTVMAARVVWLVGTGQVAPEQVLGLTFTNKAAGELAERVRKALIAAGVTDPDAIDPDNPPGEPSISTYHAFAGRLLTEHGLRIGLEPTTRLLADATRYQLAARVLREAPGPYPALTRSFPTLVSDLLALDAELAEHLVRPEQLAEYDTDLLRTLESARLTNAELRKIPETAQARRELLQLTRRYREAKKSRDVLDFGDQIALSAELALTRPEVGAILRDEFRVVLLDEYQDTSVAQRLLLSALFGRGPEDRVTEAKTGAESGATTGSVATGHAVTAVGDPCQAIYGWRGASVANLDDFPRHFPHADGTPATRYSLSENRRSGGRLLHLANGLAAPLRAMHEGVEALRPAPGAERDGIVRCALLRTHTEEIDWLADSIAHLVRTGKAPGEIAVLCRTAGDFPEIQAALVARDIPVEVVGLSGLLHLPEVADLVAVCEVLQDPGANASLVRLLTGPRWRIGPRDLALLGRRARLLVHRAAHGDEDDFDPDRRLAEAVEGIDPAEVISLADALDTFLESGGGEDDGLPFSTEARIRFARLAAELRDLRRSLADPLMDVLHRVLATTGLEVELSASPHALAARRRETLANFLDVAARFAAADGEATLLAFLGFLRTAVQYEKGLDNALPGGENTVKVLTAHKSKGLEWDVVAVPGLVTGQFPSSQSRDAWTSQPKVLPHALRGDTATLPVIHSWDAKGLKGFKEEMKEHQHTEELRLGYVTFTRPRTLLLGSGHWWGPTQKKPRGPSDFLHALYEHCAAGHGEIEAWADEPAEGEENPALAEKEADRAWPLPLDDTALTRRRAAADTVMAHLEALAAAGGVPDAYEAPSDAPDPYDDPHDAPYDDPFPDSEAYPDEADDWDALSTEPPPAPAPTPHIPAARTPQPAGEQRLTSEESRTLASWDRDLDALTGELRRARATVRDVLVPASLSATQLLRLADDPDGFAQELARPMPRPPQPAARRGTRFHAWVESRFEELPLPMLGPDELPGGDESDAEIADERDLAALKEAFERTPYARRTPYRVETPFQITLAGRVIRGRIDAVYRTGDTYEIVDWKTTRTNTADPLQLAVYRLAWAELHDLPLTEVTATFLYVRSGETVRPTRLPGRAELERLLLDEPPLPGR, from the coding sequence GTGTCCTCACGCATCACCGATCCCGAGCAGCTGAAGGAGCTCCTCGGGATCCCGTTCACCCCGGAGCAGACGGCCTGCATCACAGCGCCGCCCGCCCCGCAGGTGGTCGTGGCCGGAGCCGGGTCGGGGAAGACCACGGTGATGGCGGCGCGCGTGGTGTGGCTGGTGGGGACCGGCCAGGTCGCCCCGGAGCAGGTCCTCGGACTCACCTTCACCAACAAGGCGGCGGGCGAGCTCGCCGAGCGCGTCCGCAAGGCCCTGATCGCGGCCGGGGTCACCGATCCGGACGCCATCGATCCGGACAACCCTCCGGGCGAGCCCAGCATCTCCACGTACCACGCGTTCGCCGGCCGGCTCCTCACCGAGCACGGGCTGCGCATCGGCCTCGAACCAACCACTCGCCTCCTCGCCGACGCCACCCGCTACCAGCTGGCCGCCCGCGTACTGCGCGAGGCGCCCGGCCCGTATCCGGCCCTGACGAGGTCGTTCCCCACGCTGGTCAGTGATCTGCTGGCCCTCGACGCCGAGCTGGCCGAGCATCTCGTACGCCCCGAACAGCTCGCGGAGTACGACACCGACCTGCTCCGTACGCTCGAATCGGCCCGGCTCACCAACGCCGAGCTGCGCAAGATCCCCGAGACGGCCCAGGCCCGCCGAGAGCTGCTGCAACTGACCCGCCGCTACCGCGAGGCCAAGAAGAGCCGCGACGTCCTCGACTTCGGCGACCAGATCGCCCTCTCCGCCGAGCTGGCCCTCACCCGCCCCGAGGTCGGCGCGATCCTGCGCGACGAATTCCGCGTCGTGCTGCTCGACGAGTACCAGGACACCTCCGTCGCCCAGCGTCTGCTGCTCTCCGCCCTCTTCGGCAGGGGCCCCGAGGACAGGGTCACGGAGGCGAAGACCGGGGCGGAGTCCGGCGCGACCACCGGGTCGGTGGCCACCGGTCATGCCGTCACCGCCGTCGGCGACCCCTGCCAGGCGATCTACGGCTGGCGCGGTGCGTCCGTCGCCAACCTCGACGACTTCCCGCGCCACTTCCCGCACGCCGACGGCACCCCCGCCACCCGATACTCCCTCAGCGAGAACCGCCGCAGCGGCGGCCGCCTCCTCCACCTCGCCAACGGCCTCGCCGCGCCCCTGCGCGCCATGCACGAAGGCGTCGAGGCACTGCGCCCCGCCCCGGGCGCCGAGCGAGACGGCATCGTCCGCTGCGCCCTGCTCCGTACCCACACAGAAGAGATCGACTGGCTCGCCGACTCGATCGCCCACCTCGTGAGGACCGGAAAGGCACCCGGCGAGATCGCCGTCCTGTGCCGCACCGCGGGCGACTTCCCGGAGATCCAGGCCGCGCTGGTGGCCCGCGACATCCCGGTCGAGGTCGTCGGCCTGTCCGGGCTGCTGCACCTGCCCGAGGTCGCCGACCTCGTCGCAGTGTGCGAGGTCCTCCAGGACCCCGGCGCCAACGCCTCCCTGGTCCGGCTGCTCACCGGCCCCCGCTGGCGGATCGGCCCCCGTGACCTGGCACTCCTCGGCCGCCGCGCCCGCCTCCTCGTCCACCGCGCCGCCCACGGCGACGAGGACGACTTCGACCCCGACCGCCGCCTTGCCGAGGCCGTCGAAGGCATCGACCCGGCCGAAGTGATCTCGCTCGCCGACGCCCTGGACACCTTCCTCGAATCGGGCGGAGGAGAGGACGACGGACTTCCGTTCTCCACCGAGGCCCGCATCCGATTCGCCCGCCTGGCCGCCGAACTGCGCGACCTGCGCCGCTCGCTGGCCGACCCCCTGATGGACGTGCTGCACCGCGTCCTCGCCACCACCGGCCTGGAGGTCGAGCTCTCCGCATCGCCGCACGCCCTGGCCGCCCGCCGCCGCGAGACTCTCGCCAACTTCCTCGACGTCGCGGCCCGCTTCGCCGCCGCCGACGGCGAGGCCACCCTCCTTGCTTTCCTGGGCTTCCTGCGCACGGCAGTCCAGTACGAGAAGGGCCTGGACAACGCCCTGCCCGGCGGCGAGAACACCGTCAAGGTCCTCACCGCCCACAAGTCCAAGGGTCTGGAGTGGGACGTCGTCGCGGTGCCCGGCCTGGTCACCGGACAGTTCCCCAGCAGCCAGTCCCGCGACGCCTGGACCTCCCAGCCCAAGGTCCTCCCGCACGCCCTGCGCGGGGACACGGCCACCCTCCCCGTCATCCACTCCTGGGACGCCAAGGGGCTCAAGGGTTTCAAGGAGGAGATGAAGGAGCACCAGCACACCGAGGAGCTCCGCCTGGGATACGTCACCTTCACCAGGCCCCGCACCCTGCTGCTCGGCTCCGGCCACTGGTGGGGCCCGACCCAGAAGAAGCCGCGCGGCCCGTCCGACTTCCTGCACGCGCTGTACGAGCACTGCGCGGCCGGACACGGCGAGATCGAGGCCTGGGCGGACGAACCGGCCGAGGGCGAGGAGAACCCGGCCCTCGCCGAGAAGGAGGCCGACCGGGCGTGGCCGCTTCCCCTGGACGACACCGCCCTGACCCGCCGCCGGGCCGCCGCGGACACGGTGATGGCGCATCTGGAGGCCCTGGCCGCGGCGGGGGGTGTTCCGGATGCGTACGAGGCGCCGTCCGACGCCCCGGATCCGTACGACGATCCGCACGACGCCCCTTACGACGACCCGTTCCCCGACAGCGAGGCGTACCCCGACGAGGCCGACGACTGGGACGCCCTGTCGACGGAGCCCCCGCCGGCCCCCGCTCCCACACCACACATCCCGGCGGCCCGCACGCCTCAGCCCGCCGGGGAACAGCGCCTCACCTCCGAGGAATCCCGCACACTCGCCTCCTGGGACCGCGACCTCGACGCCCTCACCGGCGAACTGCGCCGCGCCCGTGCCACCGTGCGCGATGTCCTCGTGCCCGCCTCGCTCTCCGCCACCCAGCTGCTGCGTCTCGCCGACGACCCCGACGGCTTCGCCCAGGAACTGGCCCGCCCCATGCCGCGGCCCCCACAGCCCGCGGCCCGCCGGGGTACCCGTTTCCACGCCTGGGTGGAGTCCCGCTTCGAGGAGCTGCCGCTGCCCATGCTCGGGCCGGACGAGCTGCCCGGCGGCGACGAGAGCGACGCCGAGATCGCCGACGAGCGCGACCTCGCCGCACTCAAGGAGGCCTTCGAGCGCACCCCGTACGCCCGCCGCACTCCGTACCGCGTGGAGACGCCGTTCCAGATCACTCTGGCCGGCCGGGTGATCCGGGGCCGTATCGACGCGGTGTACCGCACCGGGGACACGTACGAGATCGTCGACTGGAAGACCACTCGCACCAACACCGCCGACCCCCTCCAGCTCGCGGTCTACCGTCTGGCCTGGGCCGAGCTGCACGATCTGCCGCTCACCGAGGTCACCGCCACGTTCCTGTACGTACGCAGCGGAGAGACCGTCCGCCCCACCCGCCTCCCGGGCCGGGCGGAGCTGGAGCGGCTTCTGCTGGACGAGCCACCTCTCCCGGGCCGATAG
- a CDS encoding ATP-dependent helicase codes for MSSSSSTRHSPHRQARQGVPPRPQGRRERTAGAYRLVRTPPGSVDPPLLDAAQRAVVDHPGGPLLVLAGPGTGKTTTLVEAVAARVAGGGDPARILVLTFSRKAAVELRDRMAARLGAARGPQATTFHSFCYALVRAHQDADLFAEPMRLLSGPEQDVTVRELLAGQLELEQDGFAHIRWPDELRACLTTRGFADEVRAVLARSRELGLGPDALTDFARRTGRPDWGAAAEFLAEYLDVLDAQGVLDYAELVHRAVLLAERPEVSALLAGQYDAVFVDEYQDTDPAQVRLLHALAGNRGSGPGAGGGRDLVAFGDPDQSIYAFRGADVNGILDFPEMFRRADGAPAPVGVLTTSRRSGGQLLAATRLLTRRMPLTRLPSAKVRAHRELAAVREGGSVETYTYPTASAELDNIADLLRRAHLEDGVPWNEMAVLVRAGGRTIPSARRALTSAGVPVEVDGDDLPLRHEPAVAPLLTALRAVAAAALRRGAPGAEAEAPAPPGREPDQAAGQDPEKAPGRESAPEAPWLDTETALTLLTSPLGSMDAADLRRLGRALRDEERAAGNRVPAPSGDLLARALTEPERLVAHDPAYARGAQRLGALLRKARELLEGGGTAEEALWELWAGTPWPGRLARAALRGGAGGRNADRDLDAVCALFDTAARAEERTGGRGALNFLEEVDAQDIAADTLSRRAVRPDAVRLMTAHRSKGLEWRLVVVAGVQEGLWPDLRRRGSLLEADRIGRDGLAEPLTPGALLAEERRLFYVAATRARERLVVTAVKAPADDGDQPSRFLTELGVEPRDVTGRPRRPLAVAALVAELRATTVDPDASDALREEAAHRLARLAALTDDEGQPLVPAAHPYRWWGLYEPTRSAVPLRDRDQPVSLSGSALDQLANTCALQWFLGREVKADAPATAAQGFGNVVHVLADEVASGRTPADLAVLMERLDSVWDGLVFDAPWKSQQEKEQARAALERFLSWHVMDRTGRTPAASEHDFDVTLEAGEYEVRIRGSMDRVERDTDGRAYVVDFKTGKQSPTKDEVARHPQLAVYQLAVREGAVDEIFDGNRPVPGGAELVQLRQPAPKKEGGDALPKVQAQEPLSGEWVPDLLATAAGRVLDERFTPTTGQHCTHCTFRASCSAQPEGRHILE; via the coding sequence GTGAGCTCCTCCTCCTCCACCCGGCACAGTCCGCACCGTCAGGCACGGCAGGGGGTCCCCCCACGCCCGCAGGGGCGTAGGGAGAGGACCGCGGGCGCGTACCGACTGGTGCGTACCCCGCCGGGCTCCGTGGATCCCCCTCTCCTGGACGCGGCGCAACGTGCGGTGGTTGATCACCCCGGAGGCCCGCTCCTGGTGCTCGCCGGACCGGGTACCGGCAAGACGACCACGCTCGTCGAGGCGGTCGCCGCACGTGTCGCAGGGGGCGGCGACCCGGCCCGCATCCTGGTCCTCACCTTCAGCCGCAAGGCCGCCGTGGAGCTGCGCGACCGGATGGCCGCCCGGCTCGGTGCCGCCCGCGGTCCGCAGGCCACCACATTCCACTCCTTCTGTTACGCACTGGTCCGCGCCCATCAGGACGCCGACCTCTTCGCCGAACCGATGCGGCTGCTCTCCGGACCGGAGCAGGACGTCACGGTCCGCGAGCTGCTCGCCGGCCAGCTCGAACTGGAACAGGACGGCTTCGCGCACATCCGCTGGCCGGACGAGCTGCGGGCCTGTCTGACCACGCGCGGTTTCGCCGACGAGGTACGGGCGGTGCTCGCCCGCAGCCGCGAGCTGGGCCTGGGCCCGGACGCGCTGACCGACTTCGCCCGCCGCACCGGCCGACCGGACTGGGGCGCCGCCGCCGAATTCCTCGCCGAGTACCTGGACGTGCTGGACGCGCAGGGGGTACTGGACTACGCGGAGCTGGTGCACCGGGCCGTGCTGCTCGCGGAACGCCCCGAGGTGTCGGCGCTGCTGGCCGGGCAGTACGACGCGGTGTTCGTGGACGAGTACCAGGACACGGACCCGGCGCAGGTACGGCTGCTGCACGCGCTGGCCGGCAACCGGGGGAGCGGGCCGGGCGCCGGGGGCGGCCGGGACCTGGTCGCCTTCGGTGACCCGGACCAGTCGATCTATGCGTTCCGGGGCGCCGATGTGAACGGCATCCTCGACTTCCCGGAGATGTTCCGGCGGGCGGACGGCGCCCCGGCACCGGTCGGCGTCCTCACGACCTCGCGTCGCTCCGGCGGACAGCTGCTGGCCGCCACCCGGCTGCTCACCCGGCGGATGCCGCTGACCCGGCTGCCCTCGGCGAAGGTCCGCGCCCACCGGGAGCTCGCCGCCGTCCGCGAGGGCGGAAGCGTGGAGACGTACACCTACCCGACCGCCTCCGCCGAACTCGACAACATCGCCGATCTGCTGCGCCGGGCGCATCTGGAGGACGGCGTCCCATGGAACGAGATGGCGGTGCTCGTACGGGCCGGAGGCCGCACGATCCCCTCGGCGCGCCGGGCCCTGACCTCGGCGGGCGTCCCCGTGGAGGTCGACGGCGACGACCTCCCCCTGCGCCATGAACCGGCGGTGGCCCCGCTGCTGACGGCGCTCCGCGCGGTCGCCGCAGCGGCGCTGCGCCGGGGTGCGCCGGGTGCGGAGGCGGAGGCCCCGGCTCCTCCTGGCCGGGAGCCCGATCAGGCTGCCGGCCAGGACCCCGAAAAGGCTCCCGGCCGGGAATCCGCCCCCGAAGCGCCCTGGCTGGACACCGAGACGGCCCTGACCCTCCTCACCTCCCCCCTCGGCTCCATGGACGCGGCCGACCTGCGTCGGCTCGGCCGGGCCCTGCGCGACGAGGAGCGGGCCGCCGGGAATCGCGTACCGGCGCCCTCCGGCGACCTGCTGGCCCGCGCGCTCACCGAGCCCGAACGGCTCGTCGCGCACGATCCGGCGTACGCCCGCGGCGCCCAGCGACTCGGCGCGCTTCTGCGCAAGGCGCGCGAGCTCCTCGAAGGCGGCGGTACCGCGGAAGAAGCCCTTTGGGAGCTGTGGGCCGGCACCCCGTGGCCGGGGCGGCTGGCGCGTGCCGCGCTGCGCGGCGGTGCGGGTGGCCGCAACGCCGACCGCGACCTCGACGCCGTCTGCGCGCTCTTCGACACCGCGGCCCGCGCCGAGGAACGCACCGGCGGGCGCGGCGCGCTCAACTTCCTGGAGGAGGTCGACGCCCAGGACATCGCCGCCGACACCCTCTCCAGGCGCGCGGTGCGACCCGACGCCGTACGGCTGATGACCGCGCACAGGTCAAAGGGCCTGGAGTGGCGCCTCGTCGTCGTCGCTGGGGTGCAGGAGGGGCTCTGGCCCGACCTGCGCCGCCGCGGTTCGCTCCTCGAAGCGGACCGGATCGGCCGCGACGGCCTGGCCGAACCGCTCACCCCCGGCGCCCTCCTCGCCGAGGAACGCCGCCTCTTCTACGTCGCTGCGACCCGCGCCCGCGAACGTCTCGTCGTCACCGCGGTCAAGGCGCCCGCCGACGACGGCGATCAGCCGTCCCGCTTCCTCACCGAGCTCGGCGTCGAACCGCGCGACGTCACCGGCCGGCCGCGCCGACCGCTCGCCGTCGCCGCGCTCGTCGCCGAACTCCGCGCCACCACCGTCGACCCCGATGCCTCGGACGCCCTGCGCGAGGAGGCCGCCCACCGCCTCGCCCGCCTCGCCGCGCTCACCGACGACGAGGGCCAGCCGCTCGTACCCGCGGCCCATCCCTACCGCTGGTGGGGCCTGTACGAGCCCACCCGCTCCGCCGTTCCGCTCCGCGACCGGGACCAGCCCGTGTCGCTCTCCGGCAGCGCGCTCGACCAGCTCGCCAACACCTGCGCGCTCCAGTGGTTCCTCGGCCGCGAGGTGAAGGCGGACGCCCCGGCGACGGCCGCACAGGGCTTCGGCAACGTCGTCCACGTACTCGCCGACGAGGTGGCCTCCGGGCGTACCCCTGCCGATCTGGCTGTCCTGATGGAGCGGCTGGACTCGGTCTGGGACGGCCTCGTCTTCGACGCCCCCTGGAAGTCCCAGCAGGAGAAGGAACAGGCCAGGGCCGCCCTCGAACGCTTCCTGAGCTGGCACGTCATGGACCGCACCGGCCGCACTCCCGCCGCGAGCGAGCACGACTTCGACGTGACGCTCGAAGCGGGGGAGTACGAGGTACGGATCCGCGGTTCCATGGACCGCGTCGAACGGGACACCGACGGCCGGGCGTACGTCGTCGACTTCAAGACCGGCAAACAGTCCCCGACCAAGGACGAGGTCGCCCGCCACCCCCAGCTCGCCGTATACCAGCTGGCCGTCCGGGAAGGGGCGGTCGACGAGATCTTCGACGGCAATCGCCCCGTCCCCGGCGGCGCCGAACTCGTACAGCTGCGACAGCCCGCCCCGAAGAAGGAGGGCGGCGACGCCCTTCCCAAGGTGCAGGCCCAGGAACCGCTCTCCGGCGAGTGGGTCCCCGACCTGCTGGCCACGGCCGCCGGCCGGGTCCTGGACGAACGGTTCACCCCCACGACCGGCCAGCACTGCACACACTGCACCTTCCGTGCCTCGTGCAGCGCACAGCCGGAGGGCCGTCACATCCTGGAGTGA
- a CDS encoding MGMT family protein: protein MSQYRTSGDGTSGDRTIDELPEYAERVLDVAELIPPGRVMTYGDVAEWLGDGGPRQVGRVMALYGAAVPWWRVVRADGALLPGHELRALDHYREESTPLREASRSAEGHLPRLDMKRARWDGVTGGAGADADRDKGGGAHI from the coding sequence ATGAGCCAATACCGGACCAGCGGCGACGGGACGAGCGGCGACCGGACGATCGACGAGTTGCCGGAGTACGCGGAGCGGGTGCTCGATGTCGCCGAGCTGATTCCGCCCGGCCGTGTCATGACGTACGGAGATGTCGCCGAGTGGCTGGGCGACGGCGGCCCGCGCCAGGTCGGCCGGGTCATGGCGCTGTACGGGGCCGCGGTGCCGTGGTGGCGCGTGGTGCGCGCAGACGGGGCCCTGCTGCCCGGTCACGAACTGCGGGCGCTGGACCACTACCGCGAGGAGAGCACCCCGCTGCGCGAGGCGTCGCGCAGCGCGGAGGGCCATCTGCCGCGACTCGACATGAAGCGGGCACGGTGGGACGGCGTCACCGGCGGTGCGGGCGCGGACGCGGACAGGGACAAGGGCGGAGGTGCTCACATCTGA